In Pyrus communis chromosome 8, drPyrComm1.1, whole genome shotgun sequence, one genomic interval encodes:
- the LOC137742066 gene encoding scarecrow-like protein 33, which yields MDHPTVNGSPDYLNGFSIDDLPFSPDLTQFSNLTNEYQFNQFSPDLNFMDNQFSLPPDFEQGNIVPEVSLTTSGESFVPSKSLSPPDGGSLSLPTTVSVGGADSSSDDSDFSEAIFKYANQILLEENIEKKPCMFFDPLGLRVTEKSFYDVLGQQYPFSPNQQPLHINPNVESPDGNISGNCSDCSGSNRSSSPGTSNSIDPQWVGDSGEQKPSFPQTSLPNDSPFQFNSHSSSQLSVPLENRMTSVGDGQHVGDMLQGSSAEEFVAQNIFTDSDSILQFQRGLEEASKFLPKSTQLLVDLESNTVSPEVKANVPIVTVKKEKSERKKSPNGSKGRKNREREDVDLEEGRSSKQSAVYKEKTEESELSEMFDKVLLSTGGNNESQCDSVAFKNEASKTLQPSGQPQGSNGNGGKARGKKQGKKKETVDLRNLLILCAQAVSTNDFRTTSELLKQVRQHASPNGDGSQRLAHFFANGLEARMAGTGTGTQKFYTSLAKRSSAVDVLKSYQVHLSACPFKRMCMLFKNKMILKMAEKATTLHIVDFGILYGFQWPILIQHLSKRHGGPPKLRITGIEVPQPGFRPAEWIEETGRRLGRYCERFGVPFEYNAVASQNWESIQLADLKTERNEVLAVNCMLRFKNLLDETVEENCPRDAVLNLIRKMKPDIFVHSIINGSYNAPFFVTRFREALFHYSSLYDAFDINIPRDNEERLGFESEFYGREAMNVIACEGVERVERPETYKQWQVRCMRAGLQPLQLDQDLVKILKDKVKAWYHKDFIVDQDSDWMLQGWKGRIVYASSCWVPA from the coding sequence ATGGATCATCCAACTGTCAATGGAAGTCCTGATTACTTGAATGGTTTCAGTATTGATGATCTACCCTTCTCACCCGATTTAACTCAATTCTCAAATCTCACAAATGAATACCAATTTAACCAGTTCTCTCCAGATCTTAACTTTATGGACAATCAATTTTCCCTTCCACCCGATTTCGAACAGGGTAATATTGTTCCTGAAGTTAGTTTGACCACAAGTGGAGAGTCATTTGTTCCATCCAAGAGTTTGAGTCCACCTGATGGAGGCTCATTGTCTCTGCCTACGACTGTGAGCGTCGGAGGGGCAGACAGTTCCTCCGATGACAGTGATTTCTCTGAAGCTATTTTCAAATACGCAAACCAGATTCTTTTGGAAGAGAACATAGAGAAAAAACCATGCATGTTCTTTGATCCGTTGGGTCTTCGTGTGACTGAGAAATCGTTCTATGATGTTCTTGGTCAACAGTACCCCTTTTCACCCAATCAGCAACCCCTTCATATCAATCCGAATGTTGAGAGTCCTGATGGTAATATTTCTGGGAATTGTAGTGATTGTAGTGGTAGTAATAGGAGTTCTAGTCCTGGTACTAGCAATTCCATTGATCCTCAATGGGTTGGTGATTCGGGAGAGCAAAAACCTTCTTTTCCACAAACTTCCCTTCCCAATGACAGCCCCTTCCAGTTTAATTCACATTCCAGTTCACAGTTGTCTGTTCCTCTGGAAAATCGCATGACTAGTGTCGGTGATGGGCAGCATGTTGGTGATATGCTGCAGGGCTCCTCTGCAGAAGAGTTTGTGGCTCAGAATATATTTACAGACAGTGATTCTATCTTGCAATTCCAGAGAGGGTTAGAGGAAGCTAGTAAATTCCTTCCGAAAAGCACTCAGCTGCTTGTTGATCTGGAAAGCAACACAGTGTCTCCAGAAGTGAAAGCAAATGTGCCGATAGTTACTGTcaagaaagaaaagagtgaGAGGAAGAAGTCACCTAATGGGTCAAAGGGAAGAAAGAATCGCGAGCGGGAAGATGTTGATCTTGAAGAAGGGAGGAGTAGCAAGCAGTCTGCAGTTTATAAAGAAAAGACTGAAGAGAGTGAATTGTCTGAAATGTTTGACAAGGTGTTGCTGTCTACTGGCGGAAATAATGAATCTCAGTGTGATAGTGTTGCTTTTAAGAATGAAGCAAGCAAGACCTTGCAGCCAAGTGGACAGCCACAAGGATCTAATGGTAATGGAGGGAAGGCTCGTGGTAAGAAACaaggaaagaagaaggaaactgtGGATTTGCGGAACCTCCTGATTTTATGTGCACAAGCTGTGTCTACCAATGATTTTAGGACCACTAGTGAACTGTTAAAGCAGGTTAGGCAGCATGCTTCTCCTAACGGTGATGGATCTCAAAGGTTGGCTCACTTCTTTGCGAATGGTCTTGAGGCTCGTATGGCTGGTACTGGCACCGGAACCCAAAAGTTTTATACGTCCCTTGCCAAAAGGTCATCAGCTGTTGATGTTTTGAAATCTTACCAAGTCCATCTTTCAGCTTGCCCTTTCAAGAGAATGTGTATGCTCTTCAAAAACAAGATGATTTTGAAGATGGCCGAGAAAGCAACAACCCTTCATATTGTCGATTTTGGTATCCTGTATGGTTTCCAGTGGCCAATCCTCATCCAGCATCTTTCAAAGAGACATGGTGGACCTCCGAAGCTACGCATTACTGGAATAGAGGTTCCCCAACCCGGGTTTCGTCCAGCAGAGTGGATTGAAGAGACTGGACGTCGCTTGGGAAGATATTGTGAGCGTTTTGGTGTACCTTTTGAGTACAATGCCGTAGCTTCACAAAATTGGGAATCCATCCAACTGGCGGACCTCAAGACTGAAAGGAACGAGGTGCTTGCTGTGAACTGTATGTTACGGTTCAAGAACCTACTTGATGAGACTGTTGAAGAGAACTGTCCAAGGGATGCTGTTCTAAATCTAATCAGAAAGATGAAACCAGATATTTTTGTCCACTCTATTATCAATGGTTCCTACAATGCGCCTTTCTTTGTCACTCGATTCCGGGAGGCTCTCTTCCACTACTCTTCCTTGTATGATGCATTTGATATTAATATACCCCGTGACAATGAAGAGAGGTTGGGGTTTGAGAGTGAGTTCTATGGCAGGGAAGCTATGAATGTAATAGCATGTGAGGGCGTAGAGAGGGTTGAGAGGCCTGAGACATATAAGCAGTGGCAGGTTCGATGCATGAGGGCTGGTTTACAGCCGTTGCAATTGGACCAAGATTTAGTGAAGATTCTTAAGGATAAGGTGAAGGCATGGTACCACAAAGATTTTATAGTTGATCAAGATAGTGATTGGATGCTTCAAGGATGGAAGGGCCGAATTGTGTATGCTTCTTCTTGTTGGGTGCCAGCGTAG